In a genomic window of Vulpes lagopus strain Blue_001 chromosome 13, ASM1834538v1, whole genome shotgun sequence:
- the LOC121474790 gene encoding LOW QUALITY PROTEIN: polyglutamine-binding protein 1-like (The sequence of the model RefSeq protein was modified relative to this genomic sequence to represent the inferred CDS: deleted 1 base in 1 codon) translates to MPLPVALQTRLAKRGILKHLEPGPEEEIIAEDYDDDPVEYEATRLEGLPPSWYKVFDPSCGLPYYWNVDTDLVSWLSPHDPNSVVTKSAKKLRSNNADAEEKLERGHEKSDRNHEKPDRSHEKSDRSHEKSDRDRERGYDKVDRERDRDRDRDRDRGYDKSDREESKERRHHRREELAPYPKSKKAASRKDEELDPMDPRGPSSYSDAPRGTWSTGLPKRNEAKTGADTTAAGPLFQQRPYPSPGAVLRANAEASRTKQQD, encoded by the exons ATGCCGCTGCCTGTTGCATTGCAGACCCGCTTGGCCAAGAGAGGCATCCTCAAACATCTGGAGCCCGGACCAGAGGAAGAGATTATTGCTGAGGACTACGATGATGACCCTGTGGAGTATGAGGCCACCCGGTTGGAGGGCCTGCCACCAAGCTGGTACAAAGTGTTTGACCCATCCTGCGGGCTCCCTTACTACTGGAATGTGGACACCGACCTCGTGTCCTGGCTCTCCCCGCATGACCCCAACTCCGTCGTTACCAAATCTGCCAAGAAACTCAGGAGCAATAATGCAGATGCTGAGGAGAAGCTGGAGCGTGGCCACGAGAAATCAGACCGGAATCATGAGAAGCCAGACCGGAGCCACGAGAAGTCAGACCGGAGCCATGAGAAGTCTGACAGAGATCGAGAACGTGGTTATGACAaagtggacagagagagagaccgggaccgggaccgggaccgggaccgtGGGTATGACAAGTCAGACAGGGAAGAGAGCAAGGAGCGGCGCCATCATCGCAGAGAGGAGCTGGCTCCCTACCCCAAGAGCAAGAAGGCGGCAAGCCGGAAGGATGAAGAGTTAGACCCCATGGACCCCAGGGGT CCCAGCTCCTACTCGGACGCGCCTCGGGGCACATGGTCAACAGGACTCCCCAAGCGGAATGAAGCCAAGACGGGCGCAGACACCACAGCAGCGGGGCCGCTCTTCCAGCAGCGACCCTACCCGTCTCCGGGAGCTGTGCTCCGGGCCAATGCCGAGGCCTCCCGAACCAAGCAACAGGACTGA